In Eucalyptus grandis isolate ANBG69807.140 chromosome 4, ASM1654582v1, whole genome shotgun sequence, the following proteins share a genomic window:
- the LOC104417969 gene encoding ATP synthase subunit beta, mitochondrial-like has product MRKNLTNPKKTKPFVLFSLLPSHSQPPTPPSWRRRLRAGSCRPSSAPPASADRRRGPPPPPTPNPPPSSPPPPPPATTTTTTAPPPHGYLLTRTAHYSTSAAAAASPPPPPVAAAKGAGKGRITDEFTGPGAIEQVCQVISAVVDVRFDKGLPPILTALEVFDNSIRLVLEVAQHLGENMVRTIAMDGTEGLVRGQRVLSTGSLSSKGTKLKDFLATMRSSPHFQSKIATTGS; this is encoded by the exons ATGAGAAAG AATTTgacaaaccctaaaaaaacaaaacccttCGTACTCTTCTCACTCCTCCCTTCTCACTCTCAACCCCCCACCCCTCCTTCATGGCGTCGCCGTCTTCGCGCCGGCTCCTGCCGACCCTCCTCCGCTCCGCCGGCCTCCGCCGATCGCCGTCGCGGcccacctcctcctccaacCCCAAATCCGCCCCCTTCTTCACCCCCTCCTCCGCCCCCCGCCACCACCACTACCACCACCGCCCCTCCCCCCCACGGCTACCTCCTCACCCGCACTGCCCACTactccacctccgccgccgccgccgcatcGCCCCCTCCTCCCCCCGTCGCCGCGGCCAAGGGCGCCGGGAAGGGTAGGATCACCGATGAGTTCACCGGCCCCGGCGCGATCGAGCAGGTGTGCCAGGTGATCAGCGCCGTGGTCGACGTGCGGTTCGACAAGGGCTTGCCCCCGATCTTGACGGCCCTGGAGGTGTTCGACAACTCGATCAGGCTCGTGTTGGAGGTGGCCCAACACCTGGGCGAGAACATGGTGAGGACCATCGCCATGGACGGAACCGAAGGGCTGGTGCGTGGTCAGCGCGTGCTCAGTACTGGCTCCCTGAGTTCCAAAG GAACAAAGTTGAAGGACTTCTTGGCCACAATGAGGTCTTCCCCTCACTTTCAATCAAAGATTGCTACAACTGGGTCCTAA
- the LOC104417970 gene encoding uncharacterized protein LOC104417970 yields the protein MSTGRGHVVEYHTDGSEDGDVEGCEELNYSIYDGGYDGVAREDGFAFVDLDELYMRNVSCANKDGSMERDMEVGDISQYVDVLADNVDFLNMNGENEYTHPEFNAEVDMENPVFKLGMCFSNAEEFRKAVRNHAIKNGRKVRALHVPQISTKWLANKYCDRLRNNPTWPGASMKKTMESENVLKLSRTMVYRARATAMSMITGNEEEQFRMLRSYCQALLDANPGSTCIIKTEQYQDQYKFKAVYICLDALRRGFVEGCRRFVGFDGCHLSSGYRGILLAAVGIDGNNQMYPFAWAVVGQETYKTWHWFISLIIEDLGITDPENSKYWTFLCDKRRDWCKH from the exons ATGTCGACAGGGCGCGGGCATGTGGTGGAATATCACACAGATGGCAGCGAGGATGGTGATG TTGAGGGATGTGAAGAACTAAACTATTCAATATATGACGGTGGGTATGATGGCGTTGCTAGAGAAGATGGGTTCGCCTTTGTTGATCTTGATGAGTTATACATGAGAAATGTAAGTTGTGCTAACAAAGATGGTTCAATGGAGAGGGATATGGAGGTTGGAGACATCAGTCAGTATGTAGATGTGTTAGCTGACAATGTAGATTTCTTGAATATGAATGGCGAAAATGAGTATACACATCCCGAGTTTAATGCTGAGGTTGATATGGAAAATCCTGTCTTCAAGTTAGGAATGTGCTTTAGCAATGCTGAGGAGTTTAGAAAGGCCGTTAGGAACCAtgccataaaaaatgggagaaagGTGAG AGCTCTACATGTTCCTCAAATAAGCACTAAATGGTTGGCAAACAAGTACTGTGATAGGTTGAGAAACAATCCTACATGGCCAGGTGcttcaatgaaaaaaacaatGGAGTCTGAGAATGTTTTAAAGTTGTCGAGGACAATGGTTTATAGAGCTAGGGCAACGGCAATGAGTATGATTACTGGGAATGAGGAAGAGCAATTTCGGATGCTTAGGAGCTATTGTCAAGCACTTCTTGATGCCAACCCGGGATCCACGTGTATAATCAAAACCGAGCAATATCAAGACCAATACAAGTTTAAGGCAGTCTATATTTGTCTGGATGCATTAAGGAGGGGCTTTGTAGAAGGATGTAGGCGCTTTGTAGGTTTTGATGGTTGCCATTTGTCATCAGGCTACAGGGGTATACTTCTAGCAGCGGTGGGCATAGATGGCAACAATCAAATGTATCCCTTTGCATGGGCAGTTGTCGGACAAGAAACATATAAGACATGGCATTGGTTTATTAGTTTGATTATAGAAGACTTGGGGATTACCGAccctgaaaattcaaagtactGGACTTTCTTATGTGACAAACGAAGGGATTGGTGCAAGCACTAG
- the LOC104440760 gene encoding LOW QUALITY PROTEIN: uncharacterized protein LOC104440760 (The sequence of the model RefSeq protein was modified relative to this genomic sequence to represent the inferred CDS: substituted 1 base at 1 genomic stop codon), which produces MEYERIEKVQTGIISPSKLRMKLMGPHHHRKKDGSNSNSSRTSPSKLEDSEFAKNSLLACDGAEFDEEVAATRVETTLIKVPVQSSVSEPGHYNQASLNSRATVVRENENVGRARFEQYAKGDGSNSSAVYPVRILEDENLDYDSNASSSSFEFHKGEKSVHHHINRSLSRSMPSKXNDAEKWIMNRQSGQANYWKKSVLQNQTNRLPAMNTIRVAPEHAGCENKLPFARGSDTKRVDFCHPTYQMGHDKFSFGPPEGMPTLGLSNGGNLRVDANSQTKDLKEVVHADSSCTKSSTEESTGIPAIREVSMRDMGTEMTPATSQEPSRTATPVGSATPLRSPTSSVPSTPRGGAPAPTPVGHATDEESQHRKKELSEEEMKMKTRREIVALGVQLGKMNIAAWASKEESEKNKSSLEKANLEELERIEFEKRAAAWEEAEKSKHTARYKREEIKLQAWESQQKAKLEAQMRRIEAQVEQMRAQAQAKMVKKIAMARQRSEEKRAAAEARRNREAERTAAQAEYIRQTGQMPSSSPYICCGGWL; this is translated from the exons ATGGAGTACGAGAGGATAGAGAAGGTGCAG ACTGGTATTATCTCTCCGAGCAAACTGAGGATGAAACTGATGGGTCCGCACCACCACAGGAAGAAGGATGGGTCTAACAGCAACTCTTCAAGAACGTCTCCTTCCAAGCTCGAGGACTCCGAGTTCGCGAAGAACAGCTTGTTGGCCTGCGACGGTGCCGAATTCGACGAGGAAG TTGCAGCTACCAGGGTAGAAACCACATTAATCAAAGTACCTGTTCAGTCGTCCGTTTCGGAACCAGGCCACTATAATCAGGCCTCACTCAATTCCAGAGCCACGGTCGTGAGAGAAAATGAGAATGTAGGCCGTGCTCGCTTTGAACAATACGCCAAGGGAGACGGCAGCAACTCCAGTGCGGTGTATCCTGTGAGAATATTAGAGGACGAAAATCTTGATTACGATAGCAATGCTAGCTCATCCAGTTTCGAGTTTCACAAAGGAGAGAAGTCAGTTCACCACCACATCAACCGGTCGCTCTCGAGGTCGATGCCGTCTAAGTGAAACGATGCTGAGAAGTGGATAATGAACAGGCAGAGCGGCCAAGCTAACTATTGGAAGAAGTCCGTTCTGCAGAACCAAACAAATCGCCTGCCGGCGATGAACACAATAAGAGTTGCTCCTGAGCATGCAGGGTGTGAGAATAAGTTACCGTTTGCTAGGGGGTCCGACACCAAGAGAGTCGATTTTTGCCATCCTACTTACCAAATGGGACATGATAAGTTCTCTTTTGGCCCTCCTGAGGGAATGCCGACTTTAGGTCTATCTAATGGTGGAAATTTGCGGGTTGATGCAAATTCTCAAACTAAGGATTTGAAGGAAGTAGTTCATGCAGACTCCTCTTGCACAAAAAGCTCGACAGAAGAATCGACAG GCATTCCTGCAATTAGAGAAGTTTCAATGAGAGATATGGGAACGGAGATGACTCCTGCCACTAGTCAAGAGCCTTCAAGGACAGCAACTCCTGTGGGTTCAGCTACCCCGCTTCGTAGCCCAACTTCATCGGTGCCATCAACTCCTCGAGGAGGAGCACCAGCTCCCACGCCTGTGGGGCATGCCACTGATGAAGAATCTCAGCATCGCAAAAAGGAATTGTCCGAGGaagaaatgaagatgaagacgagGAGAGAAATAGTAGCCCTCGGAGTCCAACTGGGTAAAATGAATATTGCTGCTTGGGCAAGTAAAGAAGAATCCGAGAAGAATAAATCTTCCTTGGAAAAAGCTAATTTGGAAGAACTTGAGCGGATCGAATTTGAAAAGCGCGCAGCTGCTTGGGAGGAAGCTGAGAAATCTAAACACACAGCAAG ATACAAGCGTGAAGAGATCAAACTGCAAGCATGGGAAAGTCAGCAGAAAGCAAAATTGGAAGCACAAATGCGGAGAATAGAG GCTCAAGTTGAGCAAATGAGAGCCCAAGCTCAAGCGAAGATGGTGAAGAAGATCGCGATGGCAAGGCAAAGATCGGAGGAGAAACGGGCCGCAGCCGAGGCCAGAAGGAATCGCGAGGCAGAGAGGACTGCCGCGCAGGCGGAATACATCCGTCAAACCGGACAAATGCCGTCGTCGTCTCCTTACATCTGCTGCGGTGGTTGGTTGTGA